The Sandaracinaceae bacterium genome window below encodes:
- the ltaE gene encoding low-specificity L-threonine aldolase has product MTTHTIDLRSDTVTKPTPAMLEAMATAPVGDDVYGEDPTVTRLEAMVAELAGKEAAVFVPSGTMGNLIAVLSHCGRGDEMILGDQSHIHFYEQGGTAALGGVHPRALRNRADGTLDLREVEAAIRSDNEHFPVTRLLCLETTHNRCGGVVLPVDYMDAAGELAHRHGLPLHVDGARLWNAAVHLGVSPARLLRGADSASLCLSKGLAAPVGSVVVGSAAFIRKVRRNRKVVGGGMRQAGVIAAAGIVAVTAMVERLADDHENARALARGLADIEGISVDPAAVQTNIVIFELRRADMTPAQLASGLRELGVLLSPLDSTRLRAVTHYHVGPTDIERTLAAFRAVLSANGLTA; this is encoded by the coding sequence ATGACCACCCACACCATCGACCTCCGCTCCGACACCGTGACCAAGCCCACGCCTGCCATGCTGGAGGCGATGGCCACCGCGCCCGTGGGCGATGACGTCTACGGCGAGGACCCCACGGTCACGCGGCTCGAGGCCATGGTCGCGGAGCTGGCGGGCAAGGAGGCGGCCGTGTTCGTGCCGAGCGGCACCATGGGCAACCTCATCGCCGTGCTCTCCCACTGTGGTCGCGGCGACGAGATGATCCTGGGCGACCAGTCGCACATCCACTTCTACGAACAGGGAGGCACCGCGGCCCTGGGCGGCGTGCACCCGCGCGCGCTCCGCAACCGCGCGGACGGCACGCTGGACCTCCGCGAGGTGGAGGCAGCCATCCGAAGCGACAACGAGCACTTCCCCGTGACCCGGTTGCTCTGCCTCGAGACCACGCACAACCGCTGCGGCGGCGTGGTGCTGCCGGTGGACTACATGGACGCGGCGGGCGAGCTGGCCCACCGCCACGGCTTGCCGCTGCACGTGGACGGGGCGCGGCTGTGGAACGCGGCCGTGCACCTCGGGGTCTCGCCGGCGCGCCTGTTGCGCGGGGCAGACAGCGCCAGCCTCTGCTTGAGCAAGGGCTTGGCGGCGCCCGTGGGTTCCGTGGTGGTGGGCAGCGCGGCGTTCATTCGCAAGGTGCGCCGCAACCGCAAGGTGGTGGGTGGGGGCATGCGGCAGGCCGGGGTCATCGCCGCCGCGGGCATCGTGGCTGTGACCGCCATGGTGGAGCGCCTGGCCGACGACCACGAAAACGCCCGCGCCCTGGCCCGTGGCTTGGCCGACATCGAGGGCATCTCGGTGGACCCCGCCGCCGTGCAGACCAACATCGTCATCTTCGAGCTGCGCCGCGCGGACATGACGCCGGCGCAGCTGGCCTCGGGGCTGCGAGAGCTAGGGGTGCTGCTCAGCCCCCTGGACAGCACGCGCCTGCGAGCGGTCACGCACTACCACGTGGGCCCCACGGACATCGAGCGCACCCTGGCCGCCTTTCGCGCGGTCTTGTCGGCGAACGGGCTCACCGCGTAG
- a CDS encoding Rpn family recombination-promoting nuclease/putative transposase: MGDHDALFKRIFSVPANAAGELRSILPAELAAALDLSRLELVPGAWVGNAMDTRYPDLVFRAPLMERGDDGEERHVYLHVPLYTLMEHQSRPHPRMPLRGLEYTLGIWQQLLRDEPSRKTLPPVITLVVHHGPGGWTAPRSLHDMVEGLDRFPALRPLVPNFELIIDDLALADDEQLLARPLLSVPKVAVWLLRDGRQLEAVLTHIGAWKDELTRVVREAPDEAMLFLRYISLRATERSYQEFRRVILETIPAAEAPLATIADELKQLGRQEGRQEGAVDALRTVLALQIEQRFGPLDPTVQALIVAADIDALQRALSRVAVVSDLGAVFPPH; encoded by the coding sequence ATGGGTGACCACGACGCGCTCTTCAAGCGCATCTTCTCGGTTCCCGCTAACGCCGCTGGCGAGCTGCGCAGCATTCTCCCGGCCGAACTCGCTGCAGCGCTGGACCTCTCCCGGCTCGAGCTGGTCCCCGGGGCGTGGGTCGGGAACGCCATGGATACTCGCTACCCCGACCTCGTGTTCCGCGCTCCGCTCATGGAGCGCGGGGACGACGGCGAGGAGCGGCATGTCTATCTGCACGTTCCGCTCTACACGCTGATGGAGCACCAGAGCAGGCCTCACCCGCGGATGCCGCTGCGGGGGCTGGAGTACACGCTCGGAATCTGGCAACAGTTGCTCCGCGACGAACCCTCCCGCAAGACGCTGCCGCCGGTCATCACGCTGGTCGTGCATCACGGCCCCGGTGGCTGGACGGCGCCCCGGAGCCTTCATGACATGGTGGAGGGACTCGACCGATTTCCCGCCTTGCGACCGCTCGTGCCGAACTTCGAGCTCATCATCGACGATCTCGCGCTTGCGGACGACGAGCAGCTGTTGGCGCGGCCGCTGCTGTCGGTGCCCAAGGTGGCGGTCTGGCTGCTGCGCGATGGTCGGCAGTTGGAGGCTGTGCTCACTCACATCGGCGCATGGAAGGATGAGCTCACGCGCGTGGTGCGGGAGGCACCCGATGAAGCGATGCTGTTCTTGCGCTACATTTCACTCAGGGCGACCGAGCGGAGCTACCAAGAGTTCCGCCGCGTCATCCTCGAGACCATCCCAGCCGCGGAGGCCCCCTTGGCAACGATCGCAGATGAACTGAAGCAACTCGGCCGGCAAGAAGGTCGGCAAGAAGGGGCCGTTGACGCACTGCGGACTGTCCTCGCGCTCCAAATCGAACAGCGCTTCGGTCCCTTGGATCCCACGGTCCAGGCGCTCATCGTGGCGGCCGACATCGACGCGCTCCAGCGAGCACTCTCGCGCGTGGCGGTCGTCTCGGACCTCGGGGCCGTCTTTCCACCTCACTGA
- a CDS encoding M48 family metallopeptidase, translating to MEPVSLDSVRFAPERDLIASLTERFGLDVLVDHFVGSGGVRSAYDEVLGSKLRLTATLAPRLIAVLDEARAALGFSEPIELFVGQEAMVNASSMHAISPGEPHVIELTSALVERMNDDELRFVLGHELGHLAFRHHRARLAVAAFGIDEAHESKAPALLVRRLESWDRLAEISADRAGLIVVGLRLDVAVSAFFKLQSGLGPEHLRFDVHAFLEQLSAIEKLERRELLARFSHPATPIRVRALQLFANARTRGEAPASIDDEVMRIARLMDYAPSEPLDVHARDFLLAATLLAGDADGEGMSVEEWEAFIELLVPMSSDPETEAAAVKTREQAEALLARSAAYLRENAGSERYELLAAVAHLLAADCTLGPGEREFLHGVAADLDIPERAADEIAFEALADHLQLKAIRGTTMPRAPLPRRPVSEPAKS from the coding sequence GTGGAACCCGTGTCCCTCGACAGCGTGCGCTTTGCCCCCGAGCGCGACCTCATCGCCAGCCTCACCGAGCGCTTCGGGCTGGACGTGCTGGTGGACCACTTCGTGGGCTCGGGCGGCGTGCGCTCGGCCTACGACGAGGTGCTGGGCAGCAAGCTGCGGCTCACGGCCACGCTGGCGCCGCGCCTGATCGCCGTGCTGGACGAGGCCCGCGCAGCGCTCGGGTTCAGCGAGCCCATCGAGCTGTTCGTGGGGCAGGAGGCCATGGTGAACGCCAGCTCCATGCACGCCATCTCGCCCGGCGAGCCGCACGTCATCGAGCTGACCAGCGCCTTGGTGGAGCGCATGAACGACGACGAGCTGCGCTTCGTGCTGGGCCACGAGCTGGGGCACCTGGCATTCCGCCACCATCGCGCGCGGCTCGCGGTGGCGGCCTTCGGCATCGACGAGGCGCATGAGAGCAAGGCGCCCGCGCTGCTGGTGCGGCGCCTCGAGTCGTGGGACCGCCTGGCCGAGATCAGCGCCGACCGCGCGGGCCTCATCGTGGTGGGGTTGCGGCTCGACGTGGCGGTGAGCGCCTTCTTCAAGCTGCAGTCGGGGCTGGGGCCCGAGCACCTGCGCTTCGACGTGCACGCGTTCCTCGAGCAGCTGTCGGCCATCGAGAAGCTGGAGCGGCGCGAGCTGCTGGCGCGCTTCAGCCACCCGGCCACGCCCATCCGTGTGCGGGCGCTCCAGCTCTTTGCCAACGCGCGCACACGCGGCGAGGCGCCGGCCAGCATCGACGACGAGGTCATGCGCATCGCCCGGCTGATGGACTATGCGCCCAGCGAACCGCTGGACGTGCACGCGCGCGACTTCTTGCTGGCGGCCACGCTGCTGGCGGGTGACGCCGATGGCGAGGGCATGAGCGTGGAAGAGTGGGAGGCCTTCATCGAGCTGCTGGTGCCCATGTCGTCCGACCCCGAGACCGAGGCGGCGGCCGTGAAGACGCGCGAGCAAGCCGAGGCGTTGCTGGCACGCAGCGCGGCGTACCTGCGAGAGAACGCGGGCTCGGAGCGCTACGAGCTGCTGGCCGCCGTGGCCCACCTGCTGGCGGCCGACTGCACGCTGGGACCTGGTGAGCGCGAATTCCTGCACGGCGTGGCGGCGGACCTGGACATCCCCGAGCGCGCGGCCGACGAGATCGCCTTCGAGGCGCTGGCGGACCACCTGCAGCTGAAGGCCATCCGGGGCACGACCATGCCGCGAGCCCCCCTGCCCCGGCGCCCTGTGAGCGAGCCCGCCAAGAGCTGA
- a CDS encoding CPXCG motif-containing cysteine-rich protein has protein sequence MLPPPELRCPYCFEPAEVPVDPETEGVMIEDCAVCRKTWRVTVQRDDFGEAIITLERSQ, from the coding sequence ATGCTCCCCCCTCCCGAGTTGCGCTGCCCCTACTGCTTCGAGCCGGCCGAGGTCCCCGTGGACCCCGAGACCGAGGGCGTGATGATTGAAGACTGCGCCGTTTGCCGCAAGACATGGCGCGTCACCGTGCAGCGCGACGACTTCGGCGAAGCCATCATCACGCTCGAGCGTTCGCAGTAA
- a CDS encoding WYL domain-containing protein has protein sequence MGTRSKTRTVVDLLGAFFRDRTWTQAALADHLALDVKTIRRVLGEMQDAGFPFEREEDHPHVYWSLPTSWLPNAVSVAPEAVRRLLRLVLRLPASTEREALFKQLLTATGPAFGALFEDLPEVHEPEELGASAELLDTIEDATLGRQPLAIRYYSASRGDVGNRTVSPVRISARHRQLLAHCHRRGEPLWFRLDRIQSARVDHEAEYVAMTREQIDAMVAESLGGFAGPGQAVGVRFRVLSPASRWFDVPPGLEVEHRGDVHLVHGETRALTQLAVLLIGLGEHVVYDSEELRQEVRRLATLALERVTAPHNE, from the coding sequence ATGGGAACCCGCTCCAAGACACGCACGGTGGTCGACCTGCTCGGCGCCTTCTTCCGCGACCGCACCTGGACGCAGGCCGCGCTGGCGGACCACTTGGCGCTGGACGTAAAGACCATTCGGCGCGTGCTGGGCGAGATGCAGGACGCCGGCTTCCCGTTCGAGCGCGAGGAGGACCACCCGCACGTGTACTGGAGCCTGCCCACGTCGTGGCTGCCCAACGCGGTGAGCGTGGCGCCCGAGGCCGTGCGCCGCCTGCTGCGGCTGGTGCTGCGGCTGCCGGCGTCCACCGAGCGTGAGGCGCTGTTCAAGCAGCTGCTCACGGCCACCGGGCCAGCCTTCGGGGCGCTCTTTGAGGACCTCCCCGAGGTGCACGAGCCAGAGGAGCTGGGGGCCAGCGCCGAGCTGCTGGACACCATCGAGGACGCCACCCTGGGGCGCCAGCCGCTCGCCATCCGCTACTACTCGGCGAGCCGTGGTGACGTGGGCAACCGCACGGTCTCGCCCGTGCGCATCTCGGCGCGGCACCGGCAGCTGCTGGCCCACTGCCACCGGCGCGGCGAGCCGCTCTGGTTTCGGCTCGACCGCATCCAGAGCGCGCGCGTGGACCACGAGGCCGAGTACGTGGCGATGACGCGCGAGCAGATCGACGCGATGGTGGCCGAGAGCCTGGGGGGCTTCGCGGGCCCGGGGCAGGCCGTGGGCGTGCGCTTCCGCGTGCTGTCCCCCGCCAGCCGCTGGTTCGACGTGCCACCGGGGCTCGAGGTGGAGCACCGCGGCGACGTGCACCTGGTCCACGGCGAGACGCGCGCGCTCACCCAGCTGGCCGTCCTGCTCATCGGGCTGGGGGAGCACGTGGTCTACGACTCGGAGGAGCTGCGGCAGGAGGTGAGACGCCTGGCCACCCTCGCGCTCGAGCGAGTGACGGCCCCCCACAACGAGTAG
- a CDS encoding methyltransferase, which yields MPTPLNVSTALERALGILGEAQDIVASRPVEGHAPEWADQRGWSDYLLGLTDDQLVEAERAPARWLAAHTEAPASLRAITQQASALCAHFEDVSEPERHALERHVKRRKQAQLEAFSAVALQEFAGVSRIVDLGSGHGHLTRALARALRPEETLGIDWHDERVARAIDLAGEGGPRFVHADASRDVNDELALAAGDLVVGLHPCGDLGDVLVSRAREANAHVLAVSCCFQKTSRDARSALSRQAQSAGFSVPKHALGLANVSPVSFEGSGSLAEKRAWRRTRLGLHLLLEARGVEVAPGAEARGVPKDRVRQGLAEIAALSLGKRGLPPASAAELADASARAEHADASITRLALPRDALARVLEVAIVTDRARLLEEGGWRTRVVTLFSSRTSPRNLAIVAVAPA from the coding sequence GTGCCCACGCCCCTGAACGTCTCCACTGCGCTCGAGCGTGCGCTCGGGATCCTGGGCGAGGCGCAAGACATCGTGGCCAGCCGGCCCGTCGAGGGACACGCGCCCGAGTGGGCGGACCAACGCGGCTGGTCGGACTACCTCCTGGGGCTCACCGACGACCAGCTGGTGGAGGCCGAGCGGGCTCCCGCGCGTTGGCTCGCGGCCCACACCGAAGCGCCTGCCTCACTGCGCGCGATCACGCAGCAGGCGTCTGCGCTCTGCGCTCACTTCGAGGACGTGAGCGAGCCCGAGCGCCACGCTCTCGAGCGGCACGTGAAGCGGCGGAAGCAGGCGCAGCTGGAGGCGTTCTCGGCGGTGGCGCTCCAAGAGTTCGCCGGCGTCTCGCGCATCGTGGATCTCGGCTCGGGGCATGGTCACCTCACCCGCGCGCTCGCTCGCGCGCTGCGCCCCGAGGAGACGCTGGGCATCGACTGGCACGACGAGCGTGTGGCCCGCGCCATCGACCTGGCCGGGGAAGGCGGGCCGCGCTTCGTGCACGCCGACGCGAGCCGGGATGTGAACGACGAGCTCGCGCTGGCCGCGGGCGACCTGGTGGTGGGCCTGCACCCCTGCGGTGACCTCGGCGACGTGCTGGTGAGCCGCGCGCGGGAGGCGAACGCCCACGTGCTGGCGGTGAGCTGCTGCTTCCAGAAGACCTCGCGCGACGCTCGGAGCGCGCTCTCACGGCAGGCGCAGAGCGCGGGGTTCTCGGTGCCCAAGCACGCGCTCGGGCTGGCCAACGTGTCACCCGTGTCCTTCGAAGGCAGTGGGAGCCTGGCCGAGAAGCGCGCGTGGCGCCGGACGCGCCTCGGGCTGCACCTCTTGCTGGAGGCACGCGGTGTGGAGGTGGCCCCAGGCGCGGAGGCGCGCGGCGTGCCCAAGGACCGCGTGCGGCAGGGCCTCGCCGAGATCGCGGCGCTCTCGCTCGGGAAGCGCGGCCTTCCGCCCGCCAGCGCGGCGGAACTCGCGGATGCTTCCGCCCGAGCAGAGCACGCGGATGCCTCGATCACGCGCCTGGCCCTGCCCCGTGACGCTCTCGCGCGAGTCCTCGAGGTGGCCATCGTCACGGACCGCGCGCGCCTGCTCGAAGAGGGAGGCTGGCGCACCCGCGTGGTCACGCTCTTCTCCTCTCGCACCAGCCCGCGAAACCTGGCTATCGTCGCGGTCGCTCCCGCATGA
- a CDS encoding alpha/beta fold hydrolase gives MTNPHPSVSSRPNKSTNVRSQKRPGLKDALLVQAVAVGGRVAPFETGGLLVDIFTRAPQPYPRSPEVDARLMFADAWSVTVSGRSLRGFTLRPEGRHPNEEGEGPAILLVHGWAGGGHQLLPIARPLVARGFSVSFFDLPAHGESEGQHASLRDIADAIAGVAASLGHLHAVIAHSVGGAGTILALLDGRLDTDHVALVAPPSSLEEAARGFAQTLRAPDAAVSAMLATLQGLVGRPIDRASWLRDVAHLRVPLLVVHDQKDRITPFDGSSALVQHWPGARLMATEGLGHGRILSEPAVIDAIVRFVDVPAGDVAHQAA, from the coding sequence ATGACCAACCCACACCCTTCCGTATCCTCACGCCCCAATAAAAGCACGAACGTTCGGTCTCAAAAGCGCCCCGGCCTGAAGGACGCCCTGCTGGTCCAGGCCGTCGCGGTGGGTGGGCGTGTGGCCCCCTTCGAGACCGGCGGCTTGCTGGTGGACATCTTCACCCGCGCGCCGCAGCCCTACCCACGCTCCCCCGAGGTGGACGCGCGGCTGATGTTCGCCGACGCGTGGTCCGTGACGGTGAGCGGCCGCAGCCTGCGGGGCTTCACCCTGCGGCCCGAAGGTCGGCACCCCAACGAAGAGGGCGAGGGCCCGGCCATCCTCTTGGTGCACGGCTGGGCTGGTGGCGGTCACCAGCTGTTGCCCATCGCGCGGCCGCTGGTCGCCCGGGGCTTCAGCGTGTCGTTCTTCGACCTGCCCGCCCACGGCGAGAGCGAAGGCCAGCACGCCAGCCTGCGTGACATCGCCGACGCCATCGCGGGTGTCGCGGCGTCGCTCGGGCACCTGCACGCGGTCATCGCGCACTCCGTGGGCGGGGCAGGCACCATCCTCGCGCTGCTGGACGGACGCCTGGACACCGACCACGTCGCGCTGGTGGCGCCGCCCTCCAGCCTCGAAGAGGCAGCGCGGGGCTTTGCCCAGACGCTGCGGGCTCCGGATGCGGCCGTCAGCGCCATGCTGGCCACGCTGCAGGGCCTGGTGGGGCGCCCCATCGACCGCGCCAGCTGGCTGCGCGACGTGGCGCACCTGCGCGTGCCGCTCCTGGTGGTGCACGACCAGAAGGACCGCATCACCCCGTTCGACGGGTCGAGCGCGCTGGTGCAGCACTGGCCCGGGGCGCGCCTGATGGCCACCGAGGGGCTCGGCCACGGACGCATCCTGAGCGAGCCCGCCGTCATCGACGCGATCGTCCGCTTCGTGGACGTGCCGGCTGGCGACGTGGCGCACCAGGCCGCCTGA
- a CDS encoding SDR family oxidoreductase, translating to MQLRDRVAWVTGASSGIGEALVPALLARGAKVVVSARRKDKLDALVAQHGRERVAAVPVDLTQLADLPDAVRRAEAAFGQVDALINNAGRSQRAAALETSMEDVRELMDLNFMAPVTLTRALAPGMVARGVGHVSVVSSVAGYLSTPHRSTYSASKFAVRGYFDSLRAELHGTGVEVAVICPGYVRTEITRAALGEGGALHGKTSEAIEAGLSPERVAKAIVAAIESGRAELVIGGKETAGVYLARFAPGLVRRLAPRLKPD from the coding sequence ATGCAACTTCGTGATCGCGTGGCGTGGGTGACGGGGGCCTCTTCGGGCATCGGTGAGGCGCTGGTGCCGGCGCTCCTCGCGCGTGGCGCCAAGGTCGTGGTGAGCGCGCGCCGCAAAGACAAGCTGGATGCGCTGGTGGCGCAGCACGGCCGCGAGCGGGTGGCCGCGGTGCCGGTGGACCTCACGCAGCTCGCAGACTTGCCAGACGCCGTGCGGCGCGCCGAGGCGGCCTTCGGGCAAGTGGACGCGTTGATCAACAACGCGGGACGCAGCCAGCGCGCCGCCGCGCTCGAGACCAGCATGGAGGATGTGCGCGAGCTCATGGACCTCAACTTCATGGCGCCGGTCACCCTCACGCGCGCGCTCGCGCCCGGCATGGTGGCGCGCGGCGTGGGGCACGTGTCGGTGGTCAGCAGCGTGGCCGGCTACCTCAGCACGCCGCATCGCTCCACCTACTCGGCCAGCAAGTTCGCGGTGCGCGGCTACTTCGACTCGCTGCGCGCCGAGCTGCACGGCACGGGGGTGGAGGTGGCCGTCATCTGCCCGGGCTACGTGCGCACCGAGATCACGCGCGCGGCGCTCGGCGAGGGCGGCGCACTGCACGGCAAGACGTCGGAGGCCATCGAGGCGGGGCTCTCCCCGGAGCGCGTGGCCAAGGCCATCGTGGCGGCCATCGAGTCGGGTCGCGCCGAGCTGGTCATCGGCGGGAAGGAGACGGCAGGCGTCTACCTCGCGCGCTTCGCTCCGGGCCTGGTGCGCAGGCTGGCCCCACGCCTCAAGCCCGACTGA
- a CDS encoding TetR/AcrR family transcriptional regulator, producing the protein MSKGETTRQAILLRATQLASVHGLDGISIGGLADAMAMSKSGVFAHFRSKEALDVAVLEYVRDRFLTDTLMPSFKAKRGVARLRALRDRMVDWMNAEWLPGGCPMLPAGFELDDKPGPARDIVVAAQRDLLSAIAQAARIAVDEGELHPKLDTEQFAFEVHGAILASHQAMRLRQDPRAAERFRRAIDRVIDDARIH; encoded by the coding sequence GTGTCCAAAGGCGAGACCACCCGACAGGCCATCCTCCTCCGCGCCACGCAGCTGGCCAGCGTGCACGGGCTCGACGGCATCAGCATCGGCGGCCTGGCCGACGCGATGGCCATGTCCAAGAGCGGCGTGTTCGCACACTTCCGGTCGAAGGAGGCGCTGGACGTGGCGGTGCTCGAGTACGTGCGCGACCGCTTCCTCACGGACACGCTCATGCCGTCGTTCAAGGCCAAGCGCGGCGTCGCGCGCCTGCGTGCCCTGCGCGACCGCATGGTGGACTGGATGAACGCCGAGTGGCTCCCAGGTGGCTGCCCCATGCTTCCAGCAGGCTTCGAGCTGGACGACAAGCCGGGCCCCGCGCGGGACATCGTGGTCGCCGCGCAGCGCGACCTGCTCTCGGCCATTGCCCAGGCCGCCCGCATCGCCGTGGACGAGGGCGAGCTTCATCCCAAGCTGGACACGGAGCAGTTCGCCTTCGAGGTGCACGGCGCCATCCTCGCCAGCCACCAAGCCATGCGGCTCCGCCAGGACCCGCGCGCTGCGGAGCGCTTCCGTCGCGCCATCGACCGCGTCATCGACGACGCGCGCATCCATTGA